A single Triticum dicoccoides isolate Atlit2015 ecotype Zavitan chromosome 2A, WEW_v2.0, whole genome shotgun sequence DNA region contains:
- the LOC119358381 gene encoding uncharacterized protein LOC119358381 has product MDLIHIAILFWQHRFSFVFYLSIQRLCSPSSLSPCCSHTHAHGPAFTSLFFLHNESSTTLCRTVEPESSTGARGCLARDRWLLHVRRQIATLLLLIWAPGGRASTRRGWLGSQQPASPPPPTSPGEELLCASLPPPRAGQPEGRESPHGTQLERPALELAASGNLSVGLVLLRLEHPLLAVVHLLAVPVRQALMLILGSLSVSCVSQAEEDEWGSRSWAAAPELTEGERARPAHMAPPPRLRSCSSSRPGSVPPAPFMCSPPSSCARSDRERRSSICTRSTAQKDLEPFFI; this is encoded by the exons ATGGACCTTATCCACATCGCCATTCTTTTCTGGCAGCACCGCTTTTCCTTTGTCTTCTATCTATCCATCCAGCGGCTCTgctctccttcctctctctctccgtgCTGCAGCCACACACACGCCCACGGCCCGGCATtcacctctctcttcttcctccacAACGAATCAAGCACCACTCTCTGCCGGACCGTGGAGCCAGAATCGAGCACGGGCGCGCGCG GCTGTCTCGCCCGTGACCGGTGGCTGCTTCACGTTCGTCGACAGATTGCGACGCTGCTGCTGCTCATATGGGCTCCCGGTGGCCGGGCCAGCACGCGCCGGGGCTGGCTGGGCTCCCAGCAGCCGGCCTCCCCGCCTCCTCCAACATCGCCTGGAGAGGAGCTCCTCTGTGCTTCCTTGCCGCCTCCTCGAGCAGGCCAGCCAGAG GGAAGGGAGTCGCCACATGGAACACAACTGGAACGCCCCGCCTTGGAGCTCGCTGCCTCCGGCAACCTCTCTGTCGGCCTCGTGCTCCTCCGTCTCGAGCACCCCCTCCTGGCCGTCGTCCATCTCTTGGCGGTGCCTGTTAGGCAAGCGTTGATGCTTATCCTCGGCTCTCTCTCTGTCAGCTGTGTCTCTCAGGCCGAGGAGGATGAATGGGGCTCTCGCAGCTGGGCCGCTGCACCCGAGTTGACTGAGGGCGAGCGCGCGCGTCCGGCGCATATGGCCCCGCCTCCGCGCCTCCGCTCCTGCTCCTCCTCTCGCCCGGGCAGCGTCCCGCCCGCGCCCTTcatgtgctcgccgccgtcgtcctgCGCCCGATCGGATCGGGAGCGCCGCAGCTCGATCTGCACTCGATCTACAGCCCAAAAAGATCTCGAACCGTTTTTTATTTAA
- the LOC119358382 gene encoding uncharacterized protein LOC119358382 produces MGPRLGTALTATTIINNVVADIQSASLSFILSKLAFPATAEHEQLRGGALFIGPTTAAEEKADVVGACSSSTGSSSPRSARSFPQRDSPLTATSGDLKASPWRGFRAPPHWRGSGSSSPTPTAPPHAAPSPRCFSATRWPWGETGKDWMLEEGGVDLALLQLGTHHHGPSSFLSFKVNYPWRFEEELAGQIRWWAQSANDRDTLARSSRRLGLAKRRALEVMGSKGSNWQHEWVTML; encoded by the exons ATGGGCCCTCGTCTTGGCACGGCTCTGACTGCCACGACTATCATCAATAATGTTGTGGCAG ATATTCAGTCCGCTTCCCTCTCATTCATCTTATCCAAACTGGCCTTTCCAGCGACAGCGGAGCACGAGCAGTTGAGGGGCGGCGCCCTTTTCATCGGACCTACAACCGCGGCGGAGGAGAAGGCGGACGTCGTGGGCGCATGCTCGAGTAGCACCGGCTCGAGCTCGCCTCGCTCCGCTAGGTCTTTTCCCCAGCGGGATTCGCCACTCACGGCCACCAGTGGTGACCTTAAGGCCTCACCATGGCGAGGGTTTCGGGCGCCTCCACACTGGCGTGGCTCCGGCAGCTCTTCTCCGACGCCCACCGCGCCCCCACACGCAGCTCCGTCTCCAAGATGTTTCTCCGCAACCAGGTGGCCATGGGGTGAGACG GGTAAGGATTGGATGCTTGAGGAAGGAGGGGTCGACCTTGCCTTGCTGCAGCTCGGGACGCACCACCATGGACCGTCCTCCTTTCTGTCTTTCAA AGTTAACTACCCGTGGAGGTTTGAGGAAGAGCTCGCTGGGCAAATTCGTTGGTGGGCTCAGTCGGCGAACGACAGAGACACTCTGGCAAGGTCGAGCCGGCGGCTAGGCTTAGCCAAAAGGAGGGCTCTGGAGGTCATGGGCAGCAAGGGCAGTAACTGGCAACACGAATGGGTTACCATGTTGTAA
- the LOC119358383 gene encoding probable ubiquitin-conjugating enzyme E2 23: MVDAEADHENNSLPVNTFKLLLADNTVVYKNAGDLKVVDRSYLRPDDVVGSVSDDNGQLGVITGVNTTLDLAKRDTETHVFTGVSPSTLRRVRSFNLGDFVVSGPWLGQVVEVSIDVDVLFDDGAVCRVTNAESKKLKGVDGTVARRNTMYRHQMNSLLNPGEHVSAPDPCSLFKAARWLNGSWNPNREIGKVSKVQTSGVLVYWIASMHHGTDKGLIKASAPSAYQNPDDLTFFCAAYDCSWGVADRCFFREDNVTDDECEAPTAQAKVEIPIDASVKNYFFLLMELNSKSPWASSRACVSWFNKAREVECDDIVTVYALKKDWSRLSADYGDIVIRLLPSGSTTGEITPLLKGKKKKSVVAADLSWVGHVVDLLNDRHVQVKWGDGSMSTVFPHEIVVVEEEHYLDLLDEMHNWVVVDNIVDAPEELDTPNTCR, encoded by the exons ATGGTGGACGCCGAGGCGGACCACGAGAACAATTCTCTCCCCGTCAACACATTCAAGCTCCTCCTCGCCGACAACACCGTCGTGTACAAGAACGCCGGCGACCTCAAGGTGGTCGACAGGAGCTACCTACGCCCCGACGACGTGGTCGGCTCCGTGTCCGACGATAATGGCCAGCTCGGTGTCATCACCGGCGTCAACACCACGCTCGACCTGGCCAAGCGCGACACGGAGACGCATGTCTTCACGGGCGTGTCCCCTTCTACCCTCCGTCGTGTAAGGAGCTTCAACCTTGGCGACTTCGTCGTGTCCGGGCCATggctcggccaggtcgtcgaggtgtcCATCGACGTGGATGTGCTGTTTGATGATGGGGCGGTGTGCAGGGTAACCAACGCAGAATCCAAGAAGCTAAAAGGAGTGGATGGCACCGTCGCCCGCAGAAACACCATGTATCGTCATCAAATGAACAGTCTCCTCAACCCCGGGGAGCACGTGAGCGCACCAGACCCTTGTTCCCTCTTCAAGGCGGCACGCTGGCTCAACGGCTCCTGGAATCCGAACCGTGAGATAGGCAAAGTCAGCAAGGTGCAGACGTCTGGCGTCCTTGTCTActggattgcatccatgcatcatggcaCGGACAAGGGGCTCATCAAGGCATCGGCCCCTTCCGCCTACCAGAATCCAGACGATCTTACTTTCTTCTGTGCCGCGTACGACTGTAGCTGGGGGGTAGCTGACCGATGCTTTTTTCGCGAAGACAATGTGACCGATGATGAATGTGAAGCACCAACAGCTCAAGCAAAGGTGGAGATTCCTATTGATGCTAGTGTGAAGAATTACTTTTTTTTGCTGATGGAACTGAATTCAAAAAGCCCGTGGGCATCATCAAGAGCTTGCGTGTCATGGTTCAACAAAGCTAGGGAGGTTGAGTGCGATGATATTGTGACTGTGTACGCCCTGAAAAAAGACTGGTCTCGCCTATCTGCTGACTATGGAGATATTGTCATTCGTCTCCTGCCGTCAGGATCAACCACCGGTGAAATCACACCATTGCTAaagggcaagaagaagaagagtgtgGTTGCAGCCGATCTTTCATGGGTGGGGCATGTTGTTGACCTTCTCAATGATCGACAcgtccaagtcaagtggggcgatgGTAGCATGTCAACG GTATTTCCCCATGAGATTGTTGTCGTCGAGGAGGAGCACTATTTGGATCTGTTGGATGAAATGCACAATTGGGTAGTGGTTGACAACATCGTTGATGCACCTGAAGAACTGGATACGCCTAACACG TGTCGTTAG